One Pseudomonadota bacterium DNA window includes the following coding sequences:
- a CDS encoding ATP-binding cassette domain-containing protein — protein sequence MILVDLQEIKHSFGGAPLLDGLDLQIESGERVCLVGRNGEGKSTLLQIIAGGIVPDHGKVVFQQGLKVAMLSQMVPGFIGGTVYDVVAEGLGASVNLIREHQQLLERLTEDHDGGILSELAALEQKMDTSGAWKTEQRIETVLSTLQLNPAQPFGDLSGGMKRRVMLAHALVGEPDLLLLDEPTNHLDIDSIQWLEEFLQNSPCTLFFITHDRDLLKKLATRIIDLDRGRATSWPGDYGNYLRRKEEMLGNEEIARKKFDKKLAEEEVWVRRGVKARRTRDEGRVRELQEMRRQRAARREQLGRVRMEATGAGMSGKLVAVLKDVSYGYGEKQVVKNLTTTIMRGDRTGILGPNGAGKTTLLKLLLGELPPDSGEIKLGSNLHHVYFDQQRMQLDTNKTVIENLSDSGDFIELNGRRKHVIGYLGDFLFAPERARSPVSMLSGGEKNRLLLAKIFARPSNVLVLDEPTNDLDLETLELLEELLMEYDGTVLLVSHDRTFINNVVTSTLVFEGEGRVGEYAGGYDDWLKQRPSPLTEKKVRTEGKKVKPKTVKAAQRKLSFKENRELESLPAEIEALEKEQAELFRLMADHSLYTKGDGSDIANAGRRLEEIEAKLALSYARWEELEGLGAAGD from the coding sequence ATGATACTTGTTGACCTTCAGGAAATAAAACACAGTTTCGGTGGAGCGCCGCTGCTCGACGGTCTTGACCTGCAGATCGAGTCGGGGGAACGGGTTTGTCTCGTCGGCCGCAACGGCGAAGGAAAATCGACCCTGCTGCAAATTATCGCGGGGGGAATTGTTCCCGATCACGGCAAGGTCGTCTTCCAGCAGGGGTTGAAGGTCGCGATGCTCAGTCAGATGGTCCCGGGGTTTATCGGGGGGACCGTCTACGATGTGGTGGCGGAAGGACTCGGGGCATCGGTAAATCTGATCAGGGAACACCAACAGCTTCTCGAACGCCTTACCGAGGATCATGATGGGGGGATATTGTCTGAACTTGCCGCTCTTGAGCAGAAGATGGATACGTCGGGCGCCTGGAAGACCGAACAGAGGATTGAGACGGTCCTCTCCACCCTGCAGCTGAATCCGGCACAACCCTTTGGAGATCTTTCCGGCGGCATGAAGCGACGGGTGATGCTTGCCCATGCCCTGGTCGGCGAACCGGATCTGCTTCTTCTCGATGAGCCGACCAATCATCTTGATATTGATTCGATCCAATGGCTGGAAGAGTTTCTGCAGAACAGTCCGTGTACCCTGTTCTTCATTACCCACGATCGGGATCTCTTAAAAAAACTGGCAACCAGGATCATTGATCTTGACCGGGGCAGGGCGACGAGCTGGCCGGGAGACTATGGCAATTATCTGCGCCGGAAAGAGGAAATGCTTGGCAACGAAGAGATTGCCAGGAAAAAGTTCGACAAGAAACTCGCCGAAGAAGAGGTCTGGGTCAGGCGAGGGGTCAAGGCCCGCCGTACCAGAGATGAGGGACGGGTCCGGGAACTGCAGGAAATGCGGCGGCAGAGAGCGGCGCGGCGTGAACAGCTCGGCCGGGTTCGGATGGAAGCCACCGGAGCCGGAATGTCGGGCAAATTGGTCGCCGTGCTGAAAGATGTGTCCTATGGGTATGGTGAGAAACAGGTGGTCAAGAACCTCACCACAACGATCATGCGGGGAGACCGGACGGGGATCCTCGGCCCGAACGGGGCCGGCAAGACCACTCTTCTGAAACTGCTTTTGGGCGAGCTGCCGCCCGATTCCGGAGAAATCAAGCTCGGCAGCAATCTGCATCATGTCTATTTTGACCAGCAGCGGATGCAGCTTGATACAAACAAGACCGTGATCGAGAACTTAAGCGACAGCGGTGATTTTATTGAACTTAACGGGCGCCGTAAACATGTGATCGGCTATCTGGGGGATTTTCTCTTTGCCCCGGAGCGGGCAAGGTCGCCGGTCAGCATGTTGTCCGGCGGAGAGAAAAACAGGCTGCTCCTGGCAAAAATATTTGCCCGGCCTTCAAATGTTCTGGTCCTTGATGAGCCGACCAACGATCTCGATCTGGAGACCCTTGAACTCCTTGAAGAGCTGCTCATGGAATACGACGGGACTGTGCTCCTGGTCAGCCATGATCGGACCTTCATCAATAATGTGGTGACCAGCACCCTGGTTTTTGAAGGCGAGGGGAGAGTTGGGGAATATGCTGGCGGCTATGATGACTGGTTGAAGCAGCGGCCAAGCCCCCTCACTGAAAAAAAGGTCAGGACCGAGGGCAAGAAAGTGAAGCCGAAGACGGTCAAAGCGGCCCAGAGGAAGCTCTCTTTCAAGGAAAACCGTGAACTTGAGTCTCTTCCTGCCGAGATCGAGGCACTGGAAAAAGAACAGGCGGAGCTCTTCCGCCTGATGGCCGATCACTCTCTTTACACCAAAGGTGATGGCTCCGATATTGCCAATGCCGGCAGGAGACTTGAAGAGATTGAGGCGAAGCTTGCGCTTTCTTACGCAAGGTGGGAGGAGCTTGAGGGGTTGGGGGCAGCCGGTGATTAG